One Arachis hypogaea cultivar Tifrunner chromosome 18, arahy.Tifrunner.gnm2.J5K5, whole genome shotgun sequence genomic window, GACATCTGCAGAGAAACTTAAAGTTTCAACCAAAGAACTGAAACAAAAATATGCAAACTAAGTGAACATGAGATTTTACCCATGTTCTATATCCTCTCTCTCGCAGGTCATTGATCTTTTCATGTTGTTTTGATTGACAGATTGTACCCTTCTCCTTCAGATTATACCCTTCTCCTTCAGATTGTACTCTATATTTCATGTTACTGCATTCAAATAGCTGCGAAGATTCAGAGTATATTATTGTTACCTCTTCCATCATAACATATATGCAAACCACTGTATAAAAAGACTCAAAATACATTATTGGACTATGCATACTGACGATGGATGTAACGCAACAATTCGACTGTGCAGAAATAGAGATTGGGATATGTCACACTCACAGATACTTGCTTCTTCTGATACTGACCCGTGCTCTTATAGGACACGTCATTCTTTGTGAAATAAGAAAGGTATTTCTGACACACAGTAGGTATTTTAAATTATGCaatatacacaaaaatattttatattgatacaTAATTTTACATGCCAAGtactatttttcataaaattttagaGGTATTTCTAAAGCATAACAGAATTTGATATTTTGGATTATGCAAGATGTCCCTGATATTTTGGATTATGCAATATGTCTAGGGACATCTGGTATTTTGGATTATACAATATGCATAGGGACATCTGATATTGACACATAGTTTTACATacccattttttaaaaattattttttttcttaataaatattaaaataaacaatttaaaatatttcaaattcagacaaaaaaaacaaaagaaaatgcacGCATTTCTTTTTTAATGTATTAATCTTCTTTTTACAACAAAATACTCTCTTTTCTATAATCAAATCATACATGCTcatatatttttatgataaattaatatcactttatttatattttttgtttatcctAAATCAACCGGATCAAATCTTAtatcagaataaaaaaatattaaatacgagaTAATTTTTATAAGACATAAAATTaggtttgaaaatttttttattattcataagtaatttattaaaatttttgaaaaataatttttaagagtGTAAtacctttattttttaaattaactgaaaatggttttaaataatcataaacgTTGTTAGTAAaacaagttttaaaatttaaaataattataatataaatagatagataaagaattttgattttgaatgaaatttagtattaataatttaattaagaataaatttgaatatttataatatgagattatattaaattttttaatttacaaattaactttaaaaattcTCTTTAAATGCTAGTTATCTTTAAGTTAACTTCACTGTAAGATCCATAAACACTATCATTTTAAAAGTTTGACGCTATAATGATAACAAATATGAAGTTAGTCCATAAATCAGTGAATATTTTAACACAAAACGAAACAAAACTTCGAACGTTCTACAACCAACACGGCAGAAGACACAACCAAAAGAACAAAATATGGCACAGAATTTCATATGAAATATATTCGTGAAACACgtcgtgtgtatatatatatatatatatatataaataatccaAACTAGACAGACATTCAGATCTACTAAACGGATATAAGATAAGATAGTTCCTAGTAACATTCCACAACCATAAAGCTAATTATAGAAGTTCACATTATTTCACATATCACACCTAAAAACACAGTTAAAAGGGTAATTGCAATTGGTAAAACACGACAAAGTGGGCATTGTTACATTTCATTTCATTCATTGAGAAAATGTATTACTTTTCCCTCTTATGCTTTGTGAAGGAAGTAgtggcaacccaatgttttaatTGTTCAACACGACAAAGTTGAACATGTGCCGACCCAACTAGGCTTTAACGCCATGTTCATTACATGTTCAAGTTGTTGTTCCAATTAAACATGGGGTTGCCACTACTTCCTTCACAAAGGATAAGAGGGAAAAGTAATACATTTTCTCAATGAATGAAATGAAATGTAACAATGCCCATTTTTCTCTTCAGCCTCAAGTTTGTCTTGTGTTGTAGGATTTGCAATTCAAGCACTTTTGAGCAATAAGATGGTACTTTACGTTACTAGTTCTACCACAATCATTGCAAAGGATCCAAACctgtttgaaagaagaaaaataaaaggacagAAAAAACCATGATTAGTTGTCCCTCATAATCAGAAGGAAAATACACACAAAATCTTAACTACTAAATTCACATACTCATGGAACTATAACGAAATTCtaagtatttataaaattttgcCAGCTATTAAATCTTTAGTGAGTATTTTTGTTAGtttactttttcaaaaactaataataaaaatacatgaAATAGGGGTGTCACAATTGCTCCTCACAATCTTTCCCATTAGATTGCAATGATCAGTTGAGCACAATTACCATACCCATTGACTTTAGAGAAGCATCAGAGAACATAAAATTGGAGAAATTGTGTTAGTTTACTTTAGAGGATCATCGCAAAACATCAAATTTCTCCAATTCCCTCATTAGAGGCATAGAAAATACAGAGAAAACTAAccattttattttgatatagttCAGGCATTGGTGTAGCAGCAATCTCCAAGTCAAACTTCTCCCAAACCTTTGACATATCAAAAACTGACTTTGAGCAAAGAGGGCATGCATACCTGAGATgtttaaaacaataaataaacGCAAGTATCAGAACCAATGTTTTTCGATAATAAGACTTAAGAGAGCAGATACTAATAAACGAGTTCCAACTTTCAATACAATACTCACTGTAAATGCTGTCTCATTTCATTCAGACAGTTGATATGGATTGTATGTCCACATGGCAAGACAGCGATTTCATGCATCGATTCGAACAAATACTGCAAAACCATCACATTTTGTTGGTAAACATGTGTTAGCACCCAGCGGGGGAATAAATGTATATTGATCGACTTCCGGGAagaaaatatcaaattttaatagTCGGATTAATAGTCAAAATAGTTCCTGAGAAGTGTGCGTCAAAATTTAGTGATTGAAAGATCAAATGTTTCCTTGGTTCATGAAAGATATAATTGTGAATATGATTGAGCCTTCCATCAATTAGATGATGACATGCGGCATAATCATATTTCAACAAAAATCTAATTAGCAAAGGACTAATTCGAGACGTTTAATCTTTTGAGGACCAAATTGACAAGCATGTGGACCATTTTGACTATTAACCCTTTTAATAGACCAATAGGAGCACATTACAAAATTAACAAAGATAAAATTTAACCTCAAAACAAACAGGACAATCATGATGCATTGCCTTCTCCACACAAGCGTGACTATTTTTTAGCAGAGTTGAGTGGCAACAACCTTGGAAGAAAAGAAGTGTTGTTAGAATGATAGTTGGTAAAGAAGCTTACGGGTCAAGAATTAAGACTAGTGTTGCTACTTTAAAGCAAAGCATGAAAATGTAAACAATTGACTTACCACACTTGTCGCAGTGGAAGTAATTTTCAGATCCTCCAGTTCTGTATTGAAACATTTCAGAATCATTCAATAACTAACGAAGAAAAGTACCCTAAACCAAATGCAACAACACTAGAAGTGCATACAATGCTTTTTGAAGAACATGCACAAGGAAAATGTTCTACTAATTCATACCTGCAAATTCCACAGCCGCCGCAATGGTATTGTTTCTTAGATACCTGCAgcagataaaataaataatattatcatcTCGTACATTCTATGTGTCGATTTTTCGAAAGAGTCATTAACTTGGATGTTTAAGGGATTGTCAGCTCCGGAACGAAATACTCACATCGTCATCAAAAAGCTTGCATATCCCGCAAAAGTACTTGCCCATACAAACTCCACAATTAATGCAGTTTTGCTGAACCTGGAATCAGCAGGAGTCAACACAAGAATAAACTTAGTTCATGGCAGGATTCCAACTTACAAAAGGCAAGAACTTTTAATAGATGATTGTCTGTGAATATATGAATAATTGAATAGTTTCAAACACCTCAAAAAGAATACTAACAACTCTGCACAAAACATGAAGTGATTAGCTTCAGGATTCCTTTTAACTATgcagctttttctttcttctatggCTATGAACACTTGTGCTTACTCGCATGCAGGAACGGATCAAAAGGGGGGCAAGTATAGGCCTTGGCCTCCCAACTTTTTTTAACaaagttaatttttatataaagttattatatattatataattttatttgaaaaatagagTAAGTAATTATCttacataattaaattattaaactcaaaaataagtaacaatccttaaattgagaaaaatattattgtcaatcactttttgattaaataaatttctaaatctttaaatatttaaacttttttttttaaatattttttctcttaattttcacacctattatcatataaaaatactttaatatttataataactaaaaaatttttaataaattataagaaCTAAGATAACTTTTTTATATAACAAGTCCTTATTAGtatttctttaataaaataaatattatcattatataatattttaatttttgacccCTCCTCTACCAAATTCCTGGTTCCGTCCATGCTCGCATGCATAAAGCCATAAAGGTATTCGTATTTCTCTTACTAGAAAAAAATAAAGCTTTATCACAATCTATGCTAATAGCATGATCTTCCCTTATAATTAACAAGACTTACCTCTTGTTCAATCCCACAAAGTGAACATATCACCTGGAAaacaatccaaaaatattcaatcgaATTGTATTAACATGTGAAATAACAGAAGGGAGAAGGAGCACAAAATTTTTGTGATACTCAAATTATCGGTGTTcaaataaataagcatacatgTTTAACTTGATGACGGGGAATGTCATGTCTAAGCTTCGGAACAATCCTGATATCATACTGCGGAGAAACATAGATGGTAAAATAAGTtccaattaaagagaaaaaaaatggatTGCCACAacataagaattaaaaataatgatttgAAAGTCCTAAGTATTGCAATCTGCTACTAAAAGGAAATTGACTGTTTCTCAAAAGTTGTAGTTTGAATCAATTGATATTCACTTCTACACTTTCTCCACAAATATACTTCTCAAATTAGTCTAACGAACACCACCTAAATTTTTCAGATACAAGCGGGCCAACTTGAGGAAcaaga contains:
- the LOC112770692 gene encoding probable E3 ubiquitin-protein ligase RZFP34 encodes the protein MLATIMYSSEGEVYNLSSNAECMHGEELSQSKEHEKINDLRERGYMEHGCQHYRKRCRIRAPCCNEIFHCRHCHNEAKYDIRIVPKLRHDIPRHQVKHVICSLCGIEQEVQQNCINCGVCMGKYFCGICKLFDDDVSKKQYHCGGCGICRTGGSENYFHCDKCGCCHSTLLKNSHACVEKAMHHDCPVCFEYLFESMHEIAVLPCGHTIHINCLNEMRQHLQYACPLCSKSVFDMSKVWEKFDLEIAATPMPELYQNKMVWILCNDCGRTSNVKYHLIAQKCLNCKSYNTRQT